A single region of the Drosophila subpulchrella strain 33 F10 #4 breed RU33 unplaced genomic scaffold, RU_Dsub_v1.1 Primary Assembly Seq44, whole genome shotgun sequence genome encodes:
- the LOC119562408 gene encoding sesquipedalian-1 isoform X1 produces MGVASIPALRFYLNITIINERIAPTLSLDAGMKINERTLNVFAKTPPFDMEGFLNKRGEVNKAFQRRFFVLKGNLLFYFESRVDKDPLGLIIVEGCTIELSNEVDNYCFEIAFNGNRTYILSADNQESMETWMKALTCAGYEYKRIILTELKRQLNEMEGLRKKVLGNAINGPHSASEIAKPRPPPRRTNPFNRPAPPPPNSSLDGIMSPLPFINGYFGSGNARMQQDANVNGRPSETPREQRRPTAAPAIATNVFYPDAKSVGAINNNHITLSSGERRLRRVRALDDFSRNHERFRQELMPDVSAYRGRHGQPLIQL; encoded by the exons ATGGGCGTAGCGTCTATTCCGGCCTTACGATTTTACCTGAATATCACAATAATCAACGAAAGAATTGCGCCTACATTGTCTTTGGATGCAGGCATGAAAATCAACGAGAGGACCCTGAACGTCTTTGCGAAAACGCCGCCATTTGACATGGAAG GTTTCCTCAACAAACGGGGCGAGGTCAACAAGGCTTTTCAAAGACGCTTCTTCGTTCTTAAGGGCAACTTGCTGTTCTACTTTGAGTCGCGAGTGGACAAGGATCCATTGGGACTTATCATTGTCGAGGGATGCACCATTGAGCTCTCAAACGAAGTGGATAACTACTGCTTCGAAATAGCCTTCAACGGCAACCGCACCTACATCCTTTCCGCCGACAACCAGGAAAGCATGGAGACATGGATGAAGGCACTCACATGCGCCGGCTACGAATACAAGCGCATCATCCTAACCGAGCTAAAGCGCCAGCTAAACGAGATGGAGGGTTTGAGAAAAA AAGTTCTTGGCAACGCTATTAACGGACCACATAGTGCCTCTGAGATAGCAAAGCCCAGGCCTCCACCCAGACGGACGAATCCCTTCAACAGACCCGCACCGCCTCCACCCAACAGTTCGTTGGATGGAATCATGTCGCCCCTGCCGTTTATTAATGGATACTTTGGATCCGGCAATGCGCGTATGCAGCAGG ATGCTAATGTTAACGGAAGACCGAGTGAAACGCCCAGAGAACAGCGTCGCCCCACAGCCGCCCCTGCTATTGCTACAAACGTTTTTTACCCCGACGCAAAGAGTGTTGGAGCCATTAACAACAACCATATCACCTTAAGCAGTGGTGAGCGACGGCTACGACGGGTTAGAGCGCTGGATGATTTTTCCCGCAACCACGAGCGCTTCCGACAGGAACTGATGCCCGACGTTTCCGCCTATCGCGGTCGCCATGGACAACCCCTTATACAGTTGTGA
- the LOC119562408 gene encoding sesquipedalian-1 isoform X2, whose product MGVASIPALRFYLNITIINERIAPTLSLDAGMKINERTLNVFAKTPPFDMEGFLNKRGEVNKAFQRRFFVLKGNLLFYFESRVDKDPLGLIIVEGCTIELSNEVDNYCFEIAFNGNRTYILSADNQESMETWMKALTCAGYEYKRIILTELKRQLNEMEGLRKILGNAINGPHSASEIAKPRPPPRRTNPFNRPAPPPPNSSLDGIMSPLPFINGYFGSGNARMQQDANVNGRPSETPREQRRPTAAPAIATNVFYPDAKSVGAINNNHITLSSGERRLRRVRALDDFSRNHERFRQELMPDVSAYRGRHGQPLIQL is encoded by the exons ATGGGCGTAGCGTCTATTCCGGCCTTACGATTTTACCTGAATATCACAATAATCAACGAAAGAATTGCGCCTACATTGTCTTTGGATGCAGGCATGAAAATCAACGAGAGGACCCTGAACGTCTTTGCGAAAACGCCGCCATTTGACATGGAAG GTTTCCTCAACAAACGGGGCGAGGTCAACAAGGCTTTTCAAAGACGCTTCTTCGTTCTTAAGGGCAACTTGCTGTTCTACTTTGAGTCGCGAGTGGACAAGGATCCATTGGGACTTATCATTGTCGAGGGATGCACCATTGAGCTCTCAAACGAAGTGGATAACTACTGCTTCGAAATAGCCTTCAACGGCAACCGCACCTACATCCTTTCCGCCGACAACCAGGAAAGCATGGAGACATGGATGAAGGCACTCACATGCGCCGGCTACGAATACAAGCGCATCATCCTAACCGAGCTAAAGCGCCAGCTAAACGAGATGGAGGGTTTGAGAAAAA TTCTTGGCAACGCTATTAACGGACCACATAGTGCCTCTGAGATAGCAAAGCCCAGGCCTCCACCCAGACGGACGAATCCCTTCAACAGACCCGCACCGCCTCCACCCAACAGTTCGTTGGATGGAATCATGTCGCCCCTGCCGTTTATTAATGGATACTTTGGATCCGGCAATGCGCGTATGCAGCAGG ATGCTAATGTTAACGGAAGACCGAGTGAAACGCCCAGAGAACAGCGTCGCCCCACAGCCGCCCCTGCTATTGCTACAAACGTTTTTTACCCCGACGCAAAGAGTGTTGGAGCCATTAACAACAACCATATCACCTTAAGCAGTGGTGAGCGACGGCTACGACGGGTTAGAGCGCTGGATGATTTTTCCCGCAACCACGAGCGCTTCCGACAGGAACTGATGCCCGACGTTTCCGCCTATCGCGGTCGCCATGGACAACCCCTTATACAGTTGTGA
- the LOC119562397 gene encoding uncharacterized protein LOC119562397, translating into MPNSDRNRVQIGRKLRRSLEFIRNRGPAGMTPPVTRSQANQEEKLENISAPEGMESLREQNPEGIGSGSPGEASGLQAVGGTGDIPKSLPSEIKSGVNAALVQAQHTYQVGMSTEYEMFKQQMQQDMMQFMKDINDCMAEWRRDFVKEKAAWQASTQVRQAQGQQVGQGQIPSSGTPMPPPHGLAEQPRANPSQMPPFDPRMLQQPPPIILPGVSHHMGFPPPTSGALSEKQEMNRHASEGYRQTAWSTEQEPRRWNGSHMTPPEHPPGNGGTHNNFNPGPDQRRSSGAVGDSAFKVGQLRKWGLSFDGSPRSMPVSEFIFRLEHLQRSYQVPWKEVLREFHVLVEGQAKDWYWMYVRSTEKQEWTYLRYALQQQFQSHRSNFEREYELRERKQKPGETIEVYIQTMLALRSRLEMPFSDFDLIKVIKMNIRDQISRIIYPIYITNMDQLRHECHDAERILATRWTRHPSNLETHRGYKDRPRIDELCPESVGEESVPGEQEEVEALARHWETNRERQPLTCWNCGTVGHPFNACESEVLKVFCFKCGLPGVRTPRCTRCQTGNGVRSLGKNEEPRSNPFAMNK; encoded by the coding sequence ATGCCAAATAGTGATAGGAATAGAGTTCAAATCGGAAGAAAATTGAGGAGAAGTTTGGAGTTCATCCGGAATAGGGGACCAGCAGGTATGACTCCGCCAGTAACTCGCTCACAAGCAAATCAAGAGGAGAAATTAGAGAACATATCGGCACCCGAAGGCATGGAGTCGCTAAGGGAGCAGAATCCTGAAGGAATTGGAAGCGGAAGTCCAGGAGAAGCTAGTGGTCTTCAAGCGGTAGGCGGAACCGGGGATATACCAAAGTCTTTGCCATCTGAGATAAAATCAGGTGTTAATGCGGCACTGGTTCAAGCTCAACATACGTACCAGGTGGGAATGTCGACGGAGTACGAAATGTTTAAACAGCAGATGCAGCAGGATATGATGCAGTTCATGAAGGACATCAATGACTGCATGGCGGAGTGGCGCAGGGATTTCGTGAAGGAAAAAGCAGCATGGCAGGCATCTACGCAGGTTCGCCAGGCCCAAGGACAACAAGTTGGACAGGGCCAAATACCCTCTTCGGGGACGCCGATGCCGCCACCTCATGGCCTTGCCGAGCAGCCGCGGGCAAATCCGAGTCAGATGCCACCATTCGACCCGAGGATGCTACAACAACCTCCGCCAATCATACTGCCGGGGGTAAGTCACCACATGGGTTTCCCGCCGCCAACATCTGGGGCGCTGTCCGAGAAGCAGGAGATGAATCGCCACGCATCGGAAGGGTATCGGCAAACCGCCTGGTCGACGGAGCAGGAACCAAGGAGATGGAATGGGTCTCACATGACGCCGCCAGAACATCCTCCTGGAAACGGTGGGACTCACAACAACTTTAATCCAGGACCGGATCAGCGTCGGTCAAGCGGGGCAGTGGGCGATTCTGCGTTTAAAGTCGGCCAACTGCGGAAGTGGGGGCTCAGTTTTGATGGAAGTCCCAGAAGCATGCCCGTGTCAGAGTTTATATTCCGCCTCGAACATCTCCAAAGGTCGTATCAGGTGCCGTGGAAGGAGGTCCTAAGAGAATTTCACGTGTTAGTTGAAGGACAAGCCAAGGATTGGTACTGGATGTACGTGAGGTCAACGGAGAAGCAAGAGTGGACTTACCTGAGGTACGCACTACAGCAGCAGTTCCAGAGTCACCGATCCAACTTCGAGCGAGAGTATGAGCTGCGAGAACGGAAGCAGAAGCCGGGAGAAACGATCGAGGTGTATATCCAGACCATGCTAGCGCTCAGATCTCGACTAGAGATGCCGTTTTCCGACTTTGACCTgataaaagtaataaaaatgaatattaGGGATCAGATTTCGAGAATTATATACCCGATATACATCACTAATATGGATCAACTCCGACATGAATGCCACGACGCGGAGAGGATATTGGCGACTCGGTGGACCCGACATCCCAGCAACCTCGAAACTCACCGAGGGTATAAAGATCGTCCGAGGATCGATGAGCTGTGTCCAGAATCAGTCGGAGAAGAGAGTGTACCTGGAGAACAAGAGGAAGTGGAGGCATTGGCTAGACACTGGGAGACCAACAGGGAACGACAGCCACTGACATGCTGGAATTGTGGAACCGTGGGACACCCATTCAACGCGTGTGAATCGGAGGTGTTGAAGGTTTTCTGCTTCAAGTGTGGACTACCCGGTGTGAGGACTCCAAGATGTACTCGATGCCAGACGGGAAACGGCGTGAGGAGCTTGGGCAAGAACGAGGAACCACGCTCCAATCCGTTTGCCATGAACAAGTGA